A stretch of DNA from Misgurnus anguillicaudatus chromosome 15, ASM2758022v2, whole genome shotgun sequence:
AGTGGGCGCTGATTCTGCTGAAGATGGTGGTGAGGATGAGGACGAATATTAAAGCTTGGAGATTGTGAAATGCACTTGTTCATTAATAAACAGAATAGCATGCAAAACCTTTTTGAGTTCTTATGGTGTTTGTCTTTTTGTGACTTGGATGAGGCCAATTTTTTTACTTAGTCAAATGATGGTGTAAAGTTTTATGATGGTAAACCAGTTGTTGACATTTTTGCTAGAAGTGTTTTTCAGCCAAACCACCCTTATGAAAACTAACCAtgggttttattgtggtaaaaggtTTTACTACatgaaccatggtttaactttttttttaaaacatggtaattttgtagttactatggttttactgCAGTAACCATGTGTTTCtaactatagtaaaaccatggttaattttcgtaagggtatcCATGGTTGTGCTTTTGTTTCTAATGGTCAACAAAGAATAGAGAGCTTTTTTTTAGAAGGTAAATTCATCTTGTGTCAAACTCTGAACTGACACACGTGCACAATAGTTCTTGGGTGGTACCTACACATTTAATTTTAGTTGTAATCTTTAATTGTGTCCGGTTAGACGAAGTCCTCTCACAGAATGTAAgttatatgtactgtataagaggtttgcttttgttgtttttctgctAATACATTGGAGAGGTTTTCTTTCGATGGGCCTCCTAGTTCAAATAATGGACTGTAGTTCATGCTGGATAAGGCTGATGGGACCGTGTTAACAGTGGTGGCCAATTATGGTGGGCTAAAGGTCTTTTGTTCCTAGTTTATGAGGGATAAGAAAGGTCCCTGTAGTGTTTCCTTACAACGGCTGATTGAAGTATTTACTCAGAAATTCCCAATGTCACATCAATTTATTAAACTGTCACTGTCCCACAGGTGGGACGTTTggcattacatatttaaaacaataattacaTAGTCTAAACCTACaccaatcttgacaaactatataccgttggaaagctctaagaatgtaattttaatatatcaacaccattttgaaaaaaaaagtatgtagtaagagtcattttctaaaatgtcgcAGACCAACAGTTGGGCCCAAaatgttattacatatttttgtaaatatccCATTAACCTAAAATAACctcgacaaactatatattgttggaaagctcagggaatgtagttttcatattttaaggCCATTTGATGATAGAATTTGTATAGGGAcagttattttgttaaatgtcactCACCCCATAGGAATACATATAaatgattatatatttataacactaataccctataaacttgaaataatcttgacaaactatatattgttggaaagctctaggaATGtcgttttcatatttcaaggccatTTGATGATGGAAATTTAGTAGGGACAGTCATTTTGTTATTTGTCACTGACCCTGTAGGAGTCCATATGAATTcgtatatattcataattctaatattcttcaaaatgaatatatgaatcttcaaaaatcttgacaaactatatatcgttggaaagctctaagaatgtagttttcatatttcaaaacctttttgcattaaaCACAATGCAGAGACAGTAATTTatcaacttttgacaagatattgcaactaaccgttgacacctagtggccttggttggtaaaaccactaaaagtgtgacagaaacttcattttttgttattttcacctAAAATTTGGTTCAGAACTAGTTGAGACTTGTGTCTTTATTGGTGTGGTGTTTtgagagtaaaacattttaatttttatatacatttgattAGAGAGgatatactttattgcattatttttattattgaaaataaatttaaacgggtataacttttttgtcatttaatatttacaacttCAAACACCTCAGTGTAAAACTATAAATTGTCTTCTTAAAAAAGTGACCAAGATTTTGCTTCTAAACCAaagaatgccagagttatagtCATTTTAACATGCAgatcaccttttcacccccccactcaaaagggGCAGTGACAGTTATAGGgttaacattaaacaaaaaagaaacgaataaaaaacttgtttaaatgtagcttaaattgattgcaacactTACCTtaatgagtaaattgaatgcatttttttcagtgttatgTTTTGCTTTGTGTACACAGAAATTATGGGAAATGTTCAGTTCTGTCTGTCGGCTTTGGATTTTGTCAGGTAAAAAAAGACACACTATATGACATGTCCTTCAGTTCATGACCTAAAATTGTGTGTTTTAAACGTATAATTTATATcacattacatttttgttttttgcaccATAACACTTAATTTTGTGTAACTGGAGCCTGTTgtacaaacgtggacaattacactgcttcatgtttatagaaaaatatttggttatatttattggttcttcctaaacCCAAAATAGCTGGGAGAAATCTAAAAAACACAGCTCAGGTCTTAGGaagttaaacattaaacatcccAAAAACACTAAAAATCTGGTTTTCGTTTTGTAATAAAATGCATGTATTTTTTCCTTCTGTGTCCACGCTGaatttgaaaatgtttcatgatcCATACATCCAGTCCATCAATCAATGAACAATAGGCTATACATTTATGCTGgcttatttcaataaaaataaccctttgttttgcctgaaTATTTAAACCACCACGATAAAAGTGATCATTACATAGGAGAAAGAAAGCAAATATCTTCTGTCATATCACTTTAAGCCCTAAAGCATGAGAAGAATGTATTGCATTAGTATCAtctgtttatgtatttaaaggGTGCCAACACAAACAGACTTAAATAGTGATGTCAATCAACTGACATTCAATAAACACTTCATTTagtttgttatttgtacattGTTTTGTCACAGTGTGGCTTTACCAGTTTTGACACTGAACGTTACTTTTATATATATGTTAAACTGTACATCTAATGCATAACTAATTAATTCAAACTAATTTTCATGCTGTAACTTTAATGccttttttctttatttcagtCTTTTTAAATGTAGGCTACTTTAAAACCACTGTTTAAGACGCAAGTATTGTCTAAATGGATTTATATCTTTTGTCAGGCCTTTGTCATGGCGAGGGGCTGTCGTCCATGGGAAAAAAGCAAACGAGCAAAGAAACCAGGAAAACTTTCTCATGTTCCTTTTATTACAACTCACTAATGCAGATAATGCCAACATATGAATTGTTTGAAATAAGATACGAAGGACAGAGTCTGCTTTTACATGTAAACCCTGTGATTTATTGCATGAGGCATATAACTGACCTTTCGGCTTTGTATATAAAAAtctgtaaattataaaaaaaacttatttacctGGAATGTGTAATACAAGTGTGTGTCCACCAGATGGCATGCCAGCATTGTAATGCTTATGTGTGTAAATTTATATGAAGGGATTCAAGTTTATTTAGCTTAAGCAATGTGAATTAGGCCTattttttgtttacagtttttctcagttgctttggGGCATTTCTCagatcaaaaaattatttttcaaaacactttgtTCATCAAGTCAGCAAATTCTCATTGTTTTAGACAAACTGCAAATGCTTTGATACAATCATGCAGTTGATTATGTACAATTGTCTGCTGTTTCCTACATTTTCAGTTGCTTGTGTCATtttcatcaaaatacattatactggttTGTGTTGAATAGTCTtacacctcaaaacatttaggaATGAGTTTATCGTACAATGCATGTCATGCAAAAGTATTGACCTTTGTGTcataattagttactgtaagcATGCCTTTTGTCTTTGGTAAATGTGAACATTTGACTTGTGACATTTCTTACTTTTctaattttgtaattttttataaaaaaaatcacaatgtgtataatttgttacaaaaatgtgttataaaaaatgtaaaattgtccACAGTATACATCAGAAAATACTGACATAATTGTGTACACTTTTATTGACAACATGGCATTTTGACATGAACAATGACACAAGAACTtgtaattttgatggcattgacaTGTTCACTGACGCTTTTTATTTACAGAAGTTGAAGGCTTTTGCAGAACATCCATGATGCAGTTTGTACAAATTGAGAAATGCATGCATTATTTTGCAAATTGTTCGAGAAATGATCCAAAGTgtctgagaaaaactgtaatagactttgcttacattttaaaatgtatgttcaTTATAGAAGTGTAACGATTATACTTATCTTAATTATTTTGGGGGGTGGGCTGGAAATCCCAATTTTAGATTTCACCAATAAACCTGTGCAGAAATAAAGCCTATCTGATGTTCCTACAACCTAAAGGAAAAGTGAATGGTCTTTAAAAGAAGAACTGAAAGTCATCTACGTATATTGTTTCCATAAAATGCTAATTAAAAATCAGTAAATCACAGATATTGTATACTTTTTACAGCACTTTTTTATTAGCATTTACTTAACAAAGTTATATGTTTGGTGTCACATGTAGTGACATCTAAAGACTTAATATGCATCACTATGATAAATATCAAACAATTAAGCTATGCAtagattttaatttaagaaaaagtGTTGACGAAACACACAATCATACATGAAATAATACTAGTGTAATTAATTTCACTCTTCAACCTATAAACAAAAAGAGTTAGTGTTTATTACACTACAGTTTAGTTACTCTCAGTCTTTGCTAATAAATATTAGATACCTGCTGGTGGATATGTAACTTGGCCTTTAAATGGCATCGATTTTCTTACCTGATGCTCCAGTCTAGGGCGCCCCTTAACAAGCAGTTGTCCCGATCATTATGGGCTCCTGAGTCACAGGGCGCGACAGGGGGCTTCATTAATCGATCAAACTTAATCATATAAAGTACAGAAGAGATGGAATGATGAAATTACCTAGACTGTGTTTTCACTTTCATCATTAGCAAAATGTTTACATGAGGACTGATAATCCATGATTTTCATGCACTCAATAGACAAAGATTTCTGCTTAACTACCAGGCCGGGAAATtataatattaaaggtgcagtgtgtaaatgttagcGGCATCTactggtgaggttgcgaattgcaaccaacgtcttaatccactgctcacccctcgcttttgaaacacatataaaagctacggtagccgccaccggacaaacatgtcatcgtcggagataactaaaaaaaaattgtccattaagggcttctgtagaaaaatggcggcacaaaatggcgacttccatgtaaggggaccctctgtgtatgtagataaaaaggtctcattctaaggtaataaaaacacaacggttcattatgaaaggtctttatacacccctaataatatagttttgtatattactttgcatttctgtcaagagattcttttaaaaaattaaccactgcacctttaagatttaATGATAACTGTATGCAGAATAGGAAAGAATcattttatacattaaaaatatgTCTTTTTACTTTATACAAAGTCACAGATGAAAGAAAAGCAGTATATAAAGTAGCACAAATCCTACTTGGGTTGAAAGAGGACTAGCAGCTAATCACATTAAAGGTCAAAAATACAACCTCTGATCTGTACCAGAGCTTCACTATTGGACTGAAGGATTCTGAATCCTTTAATAAATATCTTTTTAATTTGCTGAGCAAGAACTAATACTTTGCCAAAAATACCTAATTCAATCGAAATCCTGAATAACTAAACTCTAAAATGATCTgaattcaaaaataaataacttgaatttaaaataacaattattAAATAGCCTAACTTGAAAGTGTGCATATAAGCAAAACAattctttacatttatatattttgcagATGTTTTTCTCCAAAGTTTGCAGTGTATTACACAGTATACATTTTTGTGTGTTCCTGGTTTGAACcaatgaccttttgcactgctaacgcaatgctctggGCTATACAGATACAGTATtcaacacacactgtaaaaaagaattTGCTGCCTAGTTTTATAATAACAAATCATTCGGGCCTTTGGCAGACATGCTACAATAAAtgatctatggggtattttgagcagAGACTTCACACATTCTGGGCAAACCTGAGACTAATATTACAATCTTGTAAAAAGtccataataggtgccctttaaacaaaaaattagggcagcaaatacatttttacagtgcagggaTCTTTACAGAACAGCCAAAACATTCAATGAAAACACAAGTTTGATTTActtcatttattataataaatatatagtatgtACACTTATTTAACACAATGTACAATTCAACTTTTATACTAAAATGCTGCCATTGTTgccaattaaaaaaatgcagcatttttgtcaaatcaacatatattttttaaattaagtacaaacatttcaacttgtttttataagttatgtaaacttatcacaggtcaaaacttaaaatagtaggttaaattgacaaaaccaagttgttttacagttttttacagtgcGTATGCAGAGATACAACACCTACGGTCTCTTTcttcaataaacaaacagtGATGGAACTGAGAGACATACACCTATAGTTTACTGAGGAACCAACAAGAAACTCTTGTTCATCTGATCTTCAGGAGGATACCAAAATCCTCAAAAATATGATATGTCAGCTATCTATAAACCGAGGAACAAATGCCTGCTGAACAAGAAGCATTTGCTGATCAGTCCGAGTGAAACAAACGTTGTAAACTTCATCTTGTAGTTCTACATCCAGTGATGAAACCCCAATTATTTACTGATACCCCCAACAACTAATTCAGAGCGTATCTTCTAGCATAAATAAATCTACATTTTCAAGACGTACTTTGTGCTATAAGTGAAGTAGTGAATTTTTAGTGCTTAACAAAATATCTCACACCTCATTATAACCTGTTGCTAAACCcgttaaacacttttaaaaataaaggggTTTTTATTTGATCCCATAAAGAACTGTCtgaagaacattttttttctttactaCAAACCATATTGTGCAACATAAATGTTCTCTGTATGTTAAAGGAACCATACACACTGACAAAAGGGCGGAAAGTTTCAGGCAAATatctggaaactttccatgggaatctggggaattttggaaatattggAAACTTAACCGGAATTTATGGGAATTATTTGGAGATTTTGGGAAATGTATATAAAGTATATCATAtgcaaacataaataaacaacttgtttggtcataagcagacatgcatgcaaggtaatacaaataaaaaaaactaatattttatcttaatttatcttttttttatgaaataaatcCAGGCTTGATGAGCATAAGAGACATGTTTTCTCAGTCAGTCTTTACAACGGTATAAAGTAGTTGCACACTAGCTTACACAAAGCACAAGGAcgttttaaacaaatgtatgtaatttacgTGAATACATGCAAAGATAgacattttgacattattttgtgtgcagGATTCAAGAAATGATCTGTGCATGTTATAGAAGAATGCAAGTACATACACATGATGTGTGCATGTGACTGAATAATGTGCAACAGGGTAGAAATTTTGTTGTTTAATACTGCATTGAATTCCCATTATTCCCATAGATTCCCATTAATTCCAAAGGAAAGTTTCCAGCCTTGAATAttcccagaattttgcaaccctacTGACAAATAACCTTTTAGGTATTCCATTCAAacactgatgtattttcttaatacTTCCTATCCAAATGTTGGCAAGGTGATGTGATCTCCACATCAAGCGCATTAAGACATCATACGCCTTCACACATACATCCCTACATGTATCTATCGTTGTCTTCGTGTACATTCACACACAAAATCTAAAGCCCTGAGCCACTGTCATCCTGAAAGGtgaaattatacacatatcacAATCTCCGGCCAATATGGAGAGCATCTTGATTCAAAGATTGATCACAAGATATCCCAGAATCCCGGCAATCAGTAAAACAGCCGTGAAAATGATGCCTGCGAATACTTTCATCAAATCAGTTTCTCCATCCACCGTTTCTTTGGGTTCCTCCTCGCAAATTGAAATCACACCGACAGACGAGTTTCCAACACTGACTGTTGATTTTAACTCTGCGCCCGCTTCCTGTTTCGCCTCCACGGCCCACGGGGCCACCTGGACCTTCATCTCCATCTCCTCCATCATCTGGTCCACCTGAGCGATCTCAGTCTCCAGGTCTTTGAGATCGGCGGTGTCGATGTTCGCGTCGCCTTCGTACTTCATGTTTTGGACGCTCATGGCTCGCGCGGCCACGGTCGTGGTGCTTCCGGTCATCCCGGTCTGGATGAGATGTCTCGTGGGCACTTTCAGCGGGAAATCCTGGCCGATCTCCAGCGATCGTTTCATGTCCACCTCCAGTAGCTCCACGCTGCTGGTGAAGAGCACCCAGAGTCGCTCGTATTCGGCGCGGTCATCTTTACTGATGCTCTTGTCTTTCAACAGAGCCGTCAGTTTAGTCCGGTTGGCCACAGCCAGCTCCTGCGCTTTTTTCCGGGTCTTTTTCAGCTCCTCTCGTAGATTTTGTGAATCCGACGTGCTGCCCAAAGCGATGACAAGATGCCTGTAACAAGCCGTGACTTTATTCAGCGCATCCAACATGGTTTTGCATTCGTCTTTGCCCATAATCGCGTAGCTATGGATACGTTTCTTACTGGAAATCCAGAAAGCAAAGTCCCAGACTGATGCGCAAAGCctgatttattaataataacGCGCTCGATGCCGGCGGATTTTAGTCTCCACGCCATACAAACCCAGCCATGGTTGCTCTCGGCATTGCAAATTCTTCACCATCCATGTTATCTGGTCGGGCTTATCACTAAATGGATCCCTAAACGGCTTTAGTTTGGCTGCCGGAGATTAGACGGCTTCAGTGCGCCCGCAGTGGGCGTGTGGAGCGCGATTTGGAAACCTTTTCTCTCTTGAATGTTAACGCGCGCGCGAGATGTCTGTATGAGAGATAACAGGTGTTTGTTTCAAAACTCCGAATTGAACGTCTGGCTCTTATGACGTCACGAAGGCATTCCGAGGGACGAACGTAAACGCGGCGATCTTCCGAGGATGAAACGTAAACAAACGTCAAAGCGCTCCAATTCTCCTATTGTCTGTTTGTCCAcgctgatgatgatgatgatgatgatgggaTTGTCCCGAAGCAAACGGTCCGCTATAGGCTGTGTTTGGAGATGCTATGACAGCTTGCTAGTAGAATAACCAGTGAGTGCTGAATGTTAACCTAACCTGCTGGAGGATCAGACAAACCTGACACGATTGGTTGGCCGATACCATTtaatagtattattattattattattattat
This window harbors:
- the LOC129418774 gene encoding regulator of G-protein signaling 9-binding protein, translated to MGKDECKTMLDALNKVTACYRHLVIALGSTSDSQNLREELKKTRKKAQELAVANRTKLTALLKDKSISKDDRAEYERLWVLFTSSVELLEVDMKRSLEIGQDFPLKVPTRHLIQTGMTGSTTTVAARAMSVQNMKYEGDANIDTADLKDLETEIAQVDQMMEEMEMKVQVAPWAVEAKQEAGAELKSTVSVGNSSVGVISICEEEPKETVDGETDLMKVFAGIIFTAVLLIAGILGYLVINL